The DNA region CAGTCTTGGGAACGGCGAACTCGATGGTGGTGCCGTCCGCGCTCAGCCCGTAGTCGAGAACCTGGATGGCGGAGGCCGTGCCGGAAGCGTCGACCGAATAGAGCGTCAGCGTGCTGTCGCTGAATTCCACCTTGTACTCGACGCCGCCGGCCCAGTTCCAGATCTGGTAGCCGGTGGCTGCGTCCTGATCGGTGTTGAGCCACGTCGTGGTACCATTTCCGATCGTGGTGCTGCTCGGGGCCTTGATCGCGAACACGTAGCTGTCGCCTGCGACCTTGCCGTAGACCTCGTAGTCCGGATTCGCGTTGCCGGTATCGATCCGATCACTCGCAGTCCAATCCGAGAGAGCCCCATCAAGCGTGACGCTTCCGACCGTGCCGGACATAACTCAACCTCCGAGATTAACGACGTGATCGTTTCGCGATCATTCCGGGAATGAATGTCCACCACGGTCTCAAACTGGCCGGCCCGAGCGGCGCTGCGGCGTGGTCTGTGCATCTCGGGCACGGCTGGCTTCGGGCAATATCCGGCCGTGAGGGCGAAGCGCCCTTCGTGACCCGCTCGCCGACGGTGGACAGGCGGCGACAGGCCTCGGATGGGGACTGCGTCCCCATCCGACCTGAAAAGGGGGAAAGCGCTAGAAACCTTGCTTCAAAAGATTCGCGACCGGCTGTTCGGGCAGGATCGCGTCCTCGTCTTCGCCGACCTTCAGCACGTCGCCCGGCATCAGCACCGTCGTGTCGGTGGCGGACACGACCTTCGGGCCGTCCTTCGTCTGCCGGACGATCGAGTGGCTCGGCGGCTTGCTTCCGAACGTCATGGCTACCAGCCGCTTGGCCTTGTCGAGCACGCCCGGAAGCATGTCGGCGGAAGCCATCACCGAGATCTGCACGTCGCCGATGGACTGCTTCACTTCGGCGATCGACTTGGTGAGAATCGCCGTCCGCTCGGCCGCGAGACCGGCCTTGGCGCGCTCGGCCTGCTCCAGGCGACTCTTGGCGTGCAGCACCGCAAGCAGGTGGTCCTGCCAGCGGACCTCGATGTCCGACAGTTCGGTGCGCAGCGTCACGAGCGTGTTGCTCGACACCATCGCCCGCTCCTTGAGCTTCATGATGGTGTCGATCCGCTCGAGCCGAAGCTCCTTCTGCTTCTCGATCTGCGCCGACTTGCGCTCGAGCGCCTCGATCTCGTTCTGCGCCGACTTGATGGCCGCCGTCGCCTCGTCCACGCGCTGCTGATGCTTGACGCGGTCGAGCTGGCTCGCCGCCATCTCCGCCGACAGTGCGAGCCGCGCATCATTCTCGCCGACCAGCGACAGAAGCTGTGCGGGCGGACGCGGCACGCCGCCATCGCGTTCCGATTCCAGCACGGCCTGGCGCGCAAGAAGCCGCTTCAACTGGTCCGCCGCCCGGCGAAGCTTCTCGAACTCCTGGACGCGGTCGCCCTTGTCCGCGCCCATGAAACCCAGCCTGTCGAGGCCACCGGCAAGCGCGATCGCCTGAAGCGCCGTCATTCCGGGCGTGTGCTTGTAGGCGCCGGGCTTGCGGAGCGGTCCCACCACATAGACCGGCGCCCGGTCGACGATGGTGATGTTGACATCGGCGCCGCGGCCCATCGCCTTGGAGAACGCCTTCACCAGATCGCGCTGCACCTCGTCGAGCCGGCGGTCCTGCACGACGAATCGCCCGAGCCGCGGAAACGAGATCGAGCCGTCCACCTCGACCGCATACTCGCCGGAGAAATCCATGCGCTGATAGAATGTGCGCAGCGCCGACCGCGCGCCGGCATCCGACGCGCCGTTCGCGGGAACGTCCATCGTCTCGAAGAACGAGATCTTGAGTCGGTCGCCGATCGCCACGGTCGAACCGCCGAGAGACTCAGCGTCCGAGCGGGAGGCGGGAATCGACGAGGTCGGTCGATCGTCCGTGCCGGCACTGTACTCCTGTGCCTTTCCGCTCTCGCCAACGCCGACGATGACCGCGAAGATTGCAAGTGCCGCAGCGCTCCCAACGAGCGCTCCCCGGCCCGATAGGCTGCGCGGATAAAAATCGAGCATTATTCCCGCTCCTCTTCTTCAGACGCCGCAACCAACCCACACGCCTTCACCCAAAGGCGCCTCACTTGCTTTCGTCAGATATGTCTTGATTGCGCTGTGTTGTGGTGGTTAATTTTTCGTTAACTTACAATGTTCTACAAGAAATGATTGTATCAAAGCGACTATGACCGGGCTATTCCTAATGTCTGACCCAAATCAGACTTGCCCTTCAGATGGGACCGATCGCAATCAACGTTAATTCCGCGAAGTCTGACCTGGATCAGACTATGGATACTTGAGTTACCTATCGTCACAGACGTAGATTCCATGCAGGAAAGTCGGCCCGCGCAGGGTGCGCGTGAGAGCTTCGGCCCGCCGGAGCGGCGCCCCGAGAGGAGACTGTCGGCTGCGCGGCGTGGTGTCGGCGACCCGCAGTCGGCCTGGGCGTGCGAGCGGACGCTGCGAGGCGTCAATGGAGGGCAAAATTGCCGTCAGGCGGCAACTGACGGCATGACGCGATCCGGCCGCTTTTGTTGTGGACAAGCTTCCGTTGCAAACGCGCGTTGCAACGTCGCCTGCCAGTCCGCCGGCACCGGGCCGGTCTGGGAGTGGCGGTCGACGGAGTTGCCGTCTTGGGAATCCCCGTCCCCAGGGACGCCATCCACCCGGCGCGGCTTGGCGGATTTCAGTTTCGGGGGCTTCGCCTCGAGATTCGGGTTTCGCGGTTCTGTCGGCGAACAGCGTCGACACAAAGATGAATGAACGATTTGTCGCGCAGTCCGCGCGGCGTGGAGGCCGTCGGTCATGTCGATCGGCGGCCTGCTGCGTCTTGCCAGCATTTCTGCCAGGATCTCGCTCACCGTGCGTAAGCATCCGCGTCCGCATTTCTCAACGATACCCTGCGATGTCAAGGACTCACGCACATGCGAGATCCCTGTTGACTGCCAGTTCTCTTGCTGGATCCGATAGCGACTCGCTCATGACTCTGAAATATCATCACGACTTCGAGCGACCGCAGAGGCAGACGATCAAATAGCGACTCGCACGATCACCAAACTCATTTTTCAAGCTATTTCGAAATACATTATGGTTAACACAGTTAACAACCGTATACCGCTACATTGTTTATTGATGCGGCACTTGGCGGTTTTATTATTTTCGACATTCATAGGCATACTTTTGACATTATACGAAGATAATTTTGCCCTAGGTGTCGGCGACGCTTGAGTGCCATTGTTTGAGGGAGCCTCCGTTATGGCAGTGACAGGCATGTACGTTCTGCAAGGTGTCGTACCGTCCGAGGTGGCATCTGCGCCGTTTGATGTAAAAGTCGTTGAAACATACAACGACAATGGGACTGCTTTTTCCAAAGCAGACGTCGCCAAGATGACGGCCGGCGCCGGTGACGTTCTTGGATATTTCTGTCTCGGAGAGGCGGAAAATTATCGCAGCTACTTCAAATCCCTGCCCAAGTCCGTATTGGGTCCGGTCGATCCCGATTGGGCTGGCAATTACCAAGTCGCCTATTGGTCGACGGAGTGGAAGTCGGTCGCCAAGGCGGAAATCGCCCGGATGGTCCAGGCTGGCTATGACGGCGTCTATTTCGACGTCATCGACGAATACGAGATGGCCTGGGCGAAGAAGAATGCCCCGGGCGGCGATGCCGCCGGCGCGATGAAGTCTCTCGTCAAGGAGCTGTCAGCTTACGCCAAGAGCCTGGATCCCGACTTCAAGGTCTGGGTCAATGGCGGCGAGGGTCTGCTGACGGACGCGAGCTACGTCAAGGCCGTCGACGGCTTGTTCAAAGAAAACCTGTTCTACGACTTCGACGGCAGCAACAAGATTGCGGCCGCTGATACCCAGTACTCGCTCGATCTGCTGAAATACGCGACCAATGCCGGAAAGCCGGTGGTCGCCATCGAATATGTGGCCGGCAACGCGACCAAGGTCGCCGACGTTCACGCCAAGGCGGCCAAGGCCGGAATCGGAAGCTACGTCGCCGAGCTGGAGCTCGACGGCATCAATCTGGCCGACAACCCCGTCACCACGTCGGGCGGCAGCACCGGCAGCTCGACCGGCACGGGCACCGGCGGCACCGTGACCACGAACCCCGGCTCCACCGACTCGGGCTCGGACAGCGGCTCCACCGATGCCGGCTCGGGCACCGGTACCGGCACCAACGGCTCCGGCACCCGGCGGAATTCCGGCTCGGGCTCCACGAGCTTCGGCCGCCGCAACGGCTCATCGGCCACCGACACCGACTCCGGCACGTCGTCGTCCGGCGGCGGCTCCTCGACGCGGCGAACCTCTCTCGGGTCGTCGCGCAGCAGCCCGTCCGTCACTTCGTCCGGCGACAGTACCCGCACCACCACGTCCTCCGGCACCAGCAGCCGCCTGCTCGGCACCCCCACCACGCTGGGCTATTCGTCCGACACGACGTCATCGGACACCACGTCGGCGGCCAGCGCCGGCACCGGCCGCTCGCGCCTCGCTTTGCTGAACCAGTACGCGGCGTCGAGCTTCGACACGGCTGGCGCCTTCCAGAGCCGGACCGCGTCGCAGGACCGGGCCTCGGAGAGCCTGATCCAGATTACCCAGTCGCAGCACAGGTGACGCACCGGAGGCATCGCCCGCCGCGGCGATCGCCGGCCTGGATCGAGACGGTGCGGCCTTGCGGGCCGCACCGTCGCCTGCCGAACCCGGAGGACGAGGCACGCCGCAGTGACTGACAGCAACGA from Blastochloris tepida includes:
- a CDS encoding polysaccharide biosynthesis/export family protein: MAIGDRLKISFFETMDVPANGASDAGARSALRTFYQRMDFSGEYAVEVDGSISFPRLGRFVVQDRRLDEVQRDLVKAFSKAMGRGADVNITIVDRAPVYVVGPLRKPGAYKHTPGMTALQAIALAGGLDRLGFMGADKGDRVQEFEKLRRAADQLKRLLARQAVLESERDGGVPRPPAQLLSLVGENDARLALSAEMAASQLDRVKHQQRVDEATAAIKSAQNEIEALERKSAQIEKQKELRLERIDTIMKLKERAMVSSNTLVTLRTELSDIEVRWQDHLLAVLHAKSRLEQAERAKAGLAAERTAILTKSIAEVKQSIGDVQISVMASADMLPGVLDKAKRLVAMTFGSKPPSHSIVRQTKDGPKVVSATDTTVLMPGDVLKVGEDEDAILPEQPVANLLKQGF
- a CDS encoding endo alpha-1,4 polygalactosaminidase, whose amino-acid sequence is MYVLQGVVPSEVASAPFDVKVVETYNDNGTAFSKADVAKMTAGAGDVLGYFCLGEAENYRSYFKSLPKSVLGPVDPDWAGNYQVAYWSTEWKSVAKAEIARMVQAGYDGVYFDVIDEYEMAWAKKNAPGGDAAGAMKSLVKELSAYAKSLDPDFKVWVNGGEGLLTDASYVKAVDGLFKENLFYDFDGSNKIAAADTQYSLDLLKYATNAGKPVVAIEYVAGNATKVADVHAKAAKAGIGSYVAELELDGINLADNPVTTSGGSTGSSTGTGTGGTVTTNPGSTDSGSDSGSTDAGSGTGTGTNGSGTRRNSGSGSTSFGRRNGSSATDTDSGTSSSGGGSSTRRTSLGSSRSSPSVTSSGDSTRTTTSSGTSSRLLGTPTTLGYSSDTTSSDTTSAASAGTGRSRLALLNQYAASSFDTAGAFQSRTASQDRASESLIQITQSQHR